In Nitrospirota bacterium, a single genomic region encodes these proteins:
- the sucC gene encoding ADP-forming succinate--CoA ligase subunit beta has protein sequence MNIHEFQAKSLFSQYGIPVPFGKAVYSVDEAVQCAEEIKSEVVVIKAQIHAGGRGKAGGVKLAKDKKDVGQIAGEILGKVLVTHQTGPEGRCVRKLLVEEGVNIEKELYLSLLVDRTYSRPVFITSLEGGMEIEEVAAKTPEKVIKEYIDPCVGFQQFNGRNMAFKLGLTPDVIKQFVSMAGRLYKLFVDKGASLVEINPLVITKDNRLIALDAKISFDDNALFRNEDVKAFRDLDEEEELEIEASKHGLNYVKLDGAIGCMVNGAGLAMATMDVIKLAGSEPANFLDVGGGASKETVKHAFQILLADNNVKGVFVNIFGGIVRCERIAGGILEAAKDVKLTVPLVVRLDGTNATEGLEMLRSSGLNLEVASNIWEGAQKIVKLVSN, from the coding sequence ATGAATATTCATGAATTTCAGGCAAAGTCACTTTTTTCGCAGTACGGAATACCGGTTCCTTTTGGTAAGGCTGTATATTCTGTAGATGAGGCTGTGCAATGTGCCGAGGAAATCAAGTCGGAGGTAGTCGTTATCAAGGCACAGATCCATGCAGGAGGAAGGGGAAAGGCCGGAGGCGTTAAACTTGCCAAAGACAAGAAGGATGTAGGACAGATCGCAGGAGAAATCCTCGGGAAGGTACTTGTAACTCATCAGACTGGACCTGAGGGAAGGTGCGTAAGAAAGCTGTTAGTTGAAGAGGGCGTCAATATTGAGAAGGAGCTTTACCTTAGCCTTCTGGTTGACCGCACCTACAGCCGTCCTGTCTTTATCACTAGCCTTGAAGGTGGTATGGAGATAGAAGAGGTTGCAGCTAAGACACCCGAGAAGGTCATTAAGGAATATATTGACCCTTGTGTCGGATTCCAGCAGTTCAATGGGCGCAATATGGCATTCAAACTTGGATTGACGCCGGATGTTATTAAACAATTTGTTTCTATGGCAGGCAGACTATACAAACTCTTTGTGGATAAGGGGGCTTCATTGGTAGAGATAAACCCGCTTGTCATCACCAAGGATAACAGGCTAATTGCTCTGGATGCAAAAATAAGTTTTGATGATAATGCACTATTCAGGAACGAAGATGTAAAGGCGTTCCGTGACCTTGATGAGGAAGAGGAACTTGAGATAGAGGCGTCCAAACATGGACTGAATTATGTAAAGTTAGACGGCGCAATTGGCTGTATGGTAAACGGGGCCGGACTTGCTATGGCAACTATGGACGTTATCAAACTCGCAGGAAGCGAACCTGCAAACTTTCTTGACGTAGGAGGCGGTGCATCTAAAGAAACGGTAAAGCACGCATTTCAGATACTCCTGGCAGATAACAATGTTAAAGGTGTGTTCGTCAACATATTCGGCGGTATAGTGCGCTGTGAAAGGATCGCCGGTGGTATCCTTGAAGCGGCAAAAGATGTGAAACTAACGGTGCCACTTGTTGTAAGGCTTGACGGGACAAATGCAACGGAAGGACTCGAAATGCTTCGCAGTTCCGGTTTGAACCTTGAAGTCGCTTCAAACATATGGGAAGGTGCACAGAAGATAGTAAAGTTGGTAAGTAACTAA
- the sucD gene encoding succinate--CoA ligase subunit alpha, whose product MSILVNKSTRLMVQGITGKEGSFHTSACLEYGTNIVAGVTPGKGGIDFEGVPVFNTVSEAVSETKPNVSMIFVPPGFAGDAIMESVDAGIPLVVCITEGIPVNDMVQVKRFMAGKNSRLIGPNCPGIITPEECKIGIMPGFIHKKGRVGVISRSGTLTYEAVWQVTKAGLGQSTCIGIGGDPVNGTNFIDLLEMFEKDKETDAVVMIGEIGGDAEERAADFIKSNVSKPVIGFIAGITAPPGRRMGHAGAIISGGKGTASEKMAAMEKAGINVVRNPALLGQSVAEALKK is encoded by the coding sequence ATGAGCATTCTGGTTAATAAATCTACGAGATTAATGGTTCAGGGAATCACAGGCAAGGAAGGGTCGTTCCACACCAGTGCATGCCTGGAATATGGGACTAATATAGTTGCAGGAGTTACCCCAGGCAAGGGTGGAATTGATTTTGAGGGTGTACCTGTATTCAATACTGTCAGTGAGGCGGTGTCGGAAACTAAACCCAACGTGTCTATGATCTTTGTCCCTCCGGGATTTGCTGGAGATGCGATAATGGAATCTGTTGATGCAGGGATTCCGCTTGTAGTCTGTATTACGGAGGGGATTCCTGTGAACGATATGGTACAGGTAAAGAGATTCATGGCAGGTAAGAACAGCAGACTTATCGGACCTAATTGCCCCGGCATCATAACCCCTGAAGAATGCAAAATTGGAATAATGCCCGGCTTCATCCATAAAAAGGGAAGGGTTGGCGTGATATCAAGGAGCGGCACACTCACTTATGAGGCAGTGTGGCAGGTCACAAAGGCGGGACTTGGGCAGTCAACATGCATCGGCATAGGCGGAGACCCTGTCAACGGCACAAACTTCATAGACCTTCTGGAAATGTTCGAAAAAGACAAGGAGACAGATGCGGTAGTGATGATAGGAGAGATCGGAGGAGATGCTGAGGAGCGTGCAGCAGATTTTATTAAGAGCAATGTATCAAAACCTGTCATAGGTTTTATTGCAGGGATAACAGCCCCCCCTGGAAGGCGTATGGGTCACGCAGGCGCAATTATCTCCGGCGGTAAAGGGACTGCATCGGAGAAAATGGCAGCTATGGAGAAGGCAGGTATCAATGTTGTAAGAAATCCGGCCCTGTTGGGTCAGTCCGTAGCAGAGGCCCTTAAAAAATAG
- a CDS encoding vitamin B12-dependent ribonucleotide reductase, protein MPTREVLTPTFSQNAIKVLEKRYLAKNDKGQVMETPAEMFRRVARNIAQADFIYDNNADAARSEEIFYQLMTKKEFLPNSPTLMNAGRELQQLSACFVLPIEDSMEGIFESVKQAAIIHKSGGGTGFSFSRLRPKNDVVRTTGGVASGPISFMKVFNHATEAVKQGGTRRGANMGILRVDHPDILEFIDCKINESDVTNFNISVAITDRFMEAVAKDELYDLLSPRTGEPVSKLRAREVFDKIANNAWKNGEPGLFFIDTTNRTNPTPHAGGIEATNPCGEQPLIPYESCNLGSINLEVHVTHMDGRAVVDWEKLERTIRTSVHFLDNVIDMNHYPIKKIEEVTKANRKIGLGVMGFARMLYKLGIPYDSSKGIDCARNVMQFIRDIGHSESERMSERRGVFPNWKGSVYEKQGRRLRNAYITTVAPTGTLSMIADTSGGCEPEFSLIWYKNVMGGEHLPYAQETFIDIARSEGFWSEELLDKIIANHGSVRGLTEVPAMWQAIFATAHDISSEWHVRMQAAFQEYTDSAVSKTINMPVTATVDDVKDAYILAYKLGCKGITVYRDGSRSEQVMNVGKSQDKSKADPNIKQTPEIEKQVPGKDNRPSHPTIEPRPRPKTITGVTNKMKTSCGDLYVTVNEDENGRPFEVFCNMGKAGGCEASQNEAIGRLISLAFRSGVSPQSIIRQLIGIRCNQPYGLGKNIIHSCADAISKAVLEYMITKQGDTDKEMSVEFDRRIGSACPDCGCEMEFSEGCEKCHFCGHSKCY, encoded by the coding sequence ATGCCCACAAGAGAGGTTTTAACCCCGACATTTTCCCAGAACGCAATCAAAGTCCTTGAGAAACGCTACCTTGCGAAAAATGACAAAGGACAGGTGATGGAAACACCTGCAGAGATGTTCAGGAGGGTAGCAAGGAATATTGCCCAGGCAGACTTCATATATGACAATAATGCTGATGCTGCAAGGAGTGAGGAGATATTCTATCAGTTAATGACTAAAAAAGAATTTCTGCCAAACTCTCCTACACTTATGAATGCAGGGAGGGAGCTTCAGCAATTATCAGCATGTTTTGTCCTTCCAATAGAGGATTCTATGGAAGGTATTTTTGAATCAGTAAAGCAGGCTGCGATCATACACAAGTCAGGCGGGGGAACAGGTTTTTCATTCTCAAGGCTGAGACCAAAAAACGATGTGGTTCGTACAACTGGCGGTGTTGCCTCAGGGCCTATCTCTTTCATGAAAGTCTTTAATCATGCAACTGAGGCCGTGAAACAGGGGGGTACAAGACGCGGGGCGAACATGGGTATCCTGAGGGTAGATCATCCGGATATACTCGAATTTATAGATTGCAAGATTAATGAGAGTGATGTGACTAACTTCAATATAAGTGTCGCCATAACAGACAGGTTCATGGAGGCTGTAGCGAAAGACGAGTTGTATGACCTTCTTAGTCCAAGGACCGGAGAGCCGGTATCGAAACTTCGGGCCAGGGAGGTATTCGATAAGATTGCCAATAATGCCTGGAAGAATGGTGAACCCGGGCTTTTTTTCATTGATACGACCAACAGGACCAATCCGACCCCGCATGCAGGCGGTATAGAGGCCACTAACCCGTGCGGTGAACAGCCCCTTATCCCGTATGAGTCATGTAACCTCGGAAGTATAAACCTTGAAGTTCATGTCACACATATGGATGGTCGTGCTGTAGTTGACTGGGAAAAGCTTGAAAGGACTATCCGCACCTCTGTCCACTTTCTTGACAATGTAATTGACATGAACCACTACCCTATCAAGAAGATTGAAGAGGTGACAAAGGCAAACCGCAAGATCGGACTCGGCGTGATGGGTTTTGCCAGGATGCTCTACAAGCTCGGAATTCCTTATGATTCTTCAAAAGGGATAGACTGCGCACGTAATGTAATGCAGTTTATCAGGGATATAGGCCACAGTGAGTCGGAGAGGATGTCAGAGAGGCGCGGGGTATTCCCTAACTGGAAAGGCTCTGTCTACGAAAAGCAGGGCAGGAGGCTCAGGAATGCCTATATCACAACAGTAGCCCCGACAGGGACACTTAGTATGATTGCAGACACGTCAGGAGGGTGCGAACCTGAATTCAGCCTTATCTGGTACAAAAATGTCATGGGTGGAGAACACCTCCCGTATGCACAGGAGACATTTATAGACATAGCCAGGTCTGAGGGCTTCTGGAGCGAAGAACTTCTTGATAAGATCATAGCCAACCATGGCTCTGTAAGAGGGCTTACCGAAGTGCCGGCAATGTGGCAGGCCATATTTGCCACGGCCCATGACATTTCCTCTGAATGGCACGTAAGGATGCAGGCTGCTTTTCAGGAATATACAGACAGCGCAGTCTCAAAGACCATTAATATGCCTGTAACAGCCACCGTAGATGATGTAAAAGATGCTTACATCCTCGCATATAAACTAGGGTGTAAGGGAATAACTGTCTACAGGGATGGCAGCAGATCAGAGCAGGTAATGAATGTTGGCAAGAGCCAGGACAAGAGTAAAGCAGATCCAAACATTAAACAGACCCCGGAAATTGAAAAACAGGTGCCAGGTAAGGACAACAGGCCATCTCATCCCACTATAGAGCCGCGGCCAAGACCAAAGACCATCACAGGCGTTACAAATAAGATGAAGACATCCTGCGGCGACCTCTATGTTACAGTGAATGAAGATGAAAACGGAAGACCATTTGAGGTTTTCTGCAATATGGGCAAGGCAGGCGGGTGTGAAGCCTCCCAGAATGAGGCTATTGGAAGACTTATATCCCTTGCATTCAGGAGCGGTGTGTCGCCGCAATCAATAATCAGACAGTTGATTGGTATCAGGTGTAACCAGCCCTATGGCCTTGGTAAAAACATAATCCACTCGTGCGCAGATGCAATTTCCAAGGCAGTTCTTGAGTACATGATAACTAAACAGGGAGATACGGACAAAGAAATGAGCGTCGAGTTCGACAGGCGCATTGGCTCCGCATGCCCGGACTGCGGCTGCGAGATGGAATTTTCTGAAGGGTGTGAGAAGTGTCATTTCTGCGGACATAGTAAGTGCTATTAA
- a CDS encoding radical SAM protein, which produces MLYTDHSRTFANNKYVYPVLSRRSKGISVGINLNPDRVCNFNCVYCQVDRTRQIQHAKVDIKRIGSELKETIDSVISKRLFTMSPFDKTPLELRHLSDIALSGDAEPTTFTNFYEVVEEIIRIKENDLKLVLITNASCLNRLRVQEAIDLMYSYNGEVWAKLDAGSENYFHKISQSHIPLNDILGNIIMTARKHPVVIQSCFNRLAGTLPSHDEISLYCSRLKEILDYGGMIRLVQLYTVARPPAEEFVTHLSENELNLIAQKVRETTGLPAEVFPSS; this is translated from the coding sequence ATGCTGTACACGGATCACAGCCGTACATTTGCAAACAACAAGTATGTTTATCCAGTACTTTCGAGGAGGTCAAAGGGAATATCGGTAGGCATAAACCTGAATCCTGACAGGGTGTGCAACTTTAACTGTGTCTATTGTCAGGTGGACCGAACCCGCCAAATCCAGCATGCAAAGGTAGACATAAAACGTATTGGCTCCGAGTTGAAGGAGACTATTGATTCGGTTATCTCAAAGAGGCTGTTTACAATGTCTCCCTTTGACAAGACGCCGCTTGAATTAAGACACCTTTCAGATATCGCACTCTCGGGAGATGCCGAGCCGACTACCTTTACAAACTTCTATGAAGTTGTTGAGGAAATAATAAGGATAAAGGAGAATGACCTGAAGCTTGTGCTGATCACAAACGCCTCGTGCCTTAACCGTTTACGGGTACAGGAAGCAATAGACTTAATGTACAGCTACAATGGCGAGGTTTGGGCAAAACTTGACGCAGGCAGTGAGAATTACTTTCACAAGATATCTCAAAGTCATATCCCATTGAATGATATCCTTGGAAATATAATTATGACTGCAAGGAAGCACCCGGTTGTTATACAGAGCTGCTTTAACAGGCTTGCAGGCACTCTGCCATCTCATGATGAAATAAGTTTGTATTGCAGCAGACTTAAAGAAATCCTCGATTACGGCGGGATGATACGACTCGTGCAGTTATACACAGTAGCACGCCCTCCTGCTGAAGAATTCGTCACTCATCTATCAGAGAATGAATTGAATTTAATTGCTCAGAAGGTAAGGGAAACAACAGGCCTTCCTGCAGAGGTCTTTCCTTCCAGTTAA